A region from the Triticum aestivum cultivar Chinese Spring chromosome 3D, IWGSC CS RefSeq v2.1, whole genome shotgun sequence genome encodes:
- the LOC123076692 gene encoding protein H2A.5-like, with the protein MAGGKSGERKKAVTWCTKAGLQILVDRIGRYLKKGRDTDRVGPGALVYLAAFLEYLAVKMLELAGKVAKDNKKTCIMSRHLLLATRNDEELSKLLDGITIAHGGVLPNIHSVLFSKKANMH; encoded by the exons ATGGCCGGGGGGAAgagcggcgagaggaagaaggcgGTGACCTGGTGCACAAAGGCTGGACTCCAGATTCTCGTCGACCGCATCGGGCGCTATCTCAAGAAGGGCCGCGACACGGACCGCGTCGGCCCGGGCGCCCTCGTCTACCTCGCCGCCTTCCTCGAATACCTTGCCGTCAAG ATGCTAGAGTTGGCGGGCAAGGTGGCCAAGGACAACAAGAAGACCTGCATCATGTCGCGCCACCTGCTTCTCGCCACTCGCAACGACGAGGAGCTCTCCAAGCTGCTTGACGGCATCACCATCGCCCACGGTGGTGTGTTGCCCAACATCCACTCTGTGTTGTTCTCCAAGAAGGCCAACATGCACTAG